The following is a genomic window from Labrus bergylta chromosome 2, fLabBer1.1, whole genome shotgun sequence.
agagaacacTTCCAGAAGAACTCTGAAAATCTAATTATAACTTTTACTAGCCCTTCAATACAAGCTATAGTACACATGTAATTGAGAGggtgatgtttttatattcaaataagaGCAAAGGCACATctctaatttaaatatttctgtattaTCTTCTAGGTGTCTCCAGATGAGATGGCGGTGTAAAATCTGTGGCTTCATAGCGACGACAAGGGGTGATCTTCTGACCCATTACAGACTACAGCACAGGACATTTGAAATTGGAAATCCGGTACCTTGTCTTGTTCATGATTGTccatgctcctttaaaactttgaatgcCCTACGCACACATCTTTCAAGATATCATCCAGAAGATGAAACTAGAGGGCCAGGAGTCATcttctgttttacatgtttaatttgcTCAACTCAACATCCCTCtaaaaaagaatattttcttCACCTTGGTAATCACCTGAGGAGATATGAAACtgtagagtgtgtttttgttggatgcACATCTTTTGTTGGCATCATCTTCTGTATGTTAAAGGCTGCTTGAAATGCTGTACCTTTAAtaaagtctgataaaaagtgTTACTTTCGTCAAGCATTAAATGTCATTGTATCTTACTTAAgtaatatttattctgtattttctgatcGACTAATTCTAATCTCACACTAAAATGTAGGTCATAACGCGAACATGTATGTAATTGCCAAGAAATTATtatattgacattttaattaatttatcaaggaaaattaaaaaatgcactGAATATAAAGATTAGTATTACTCAAttatatatcatttatatattgaatttaaatatttatatcagTACCTTTTACTAATTTAGACATTTCTCTTATTGATATCtacttaatgtttttgtttaaatttggttaatttatttttgtgctttatttgaatCTACTCAATTTAAACAAGTAATTCTTAAGGGTCTGATTTGAGTAACATTAACTTAACTTTTAACATAGTTagattaaattaataatattGCGTGCAATCTGTTGCCTCAATCTTATAGAGTAGTTAtggtgtatcttttttttttacagtgcagttaaagttaaacaactttcgacttgctcaaaacattcaattattttctgaattgtaaccctttaaatgcaaggTTATTAGTTGAATGATGATTAGAGTCTTGGATATGTGACAAACTAGtaacaaagttgatttgattgcattagtctTTTCTATTTAACCTCTGGACACCTTGGTTGCCAAAATGTTCtcacaaaatctgcaataaaatgatcaatatttgcttttgtattttgctgttttctacactttctatgagcttcttgttgtgcagatcttgtttttactaagcagtctttgtttttcttttgtttttttgtttctcaacaaTAGTCAAAGAGCCGATTTCTTCTGTCGTTGTCAGATGCTTCACAGGAGGCTTTGCCCGAGAACAGGtacttaactttatttggatgcatttctttgtttcttctattttgtaaaatatttgtattaatattttgtgttcactctATATTATAAAACGcccattgtttcacaaatgctcatcttctctctccagatgcaatcataaaacaattAACCGGTTTCCAACGGTGGCGCTGCTCTGTAGCGACCCGGGCTGCCTCGTGCTAAGAACCCAAAGTATTTATATACTTAataatgttattgttttatgttcGATGTGaaggatgatgttgatgttttttttatggctgcagcacgggtgaagagctgaagacaaatttctcactttgtgagacaataaagttaatcctGTCCCCTGCTATCCCTCGGCCATCTGTGACCACTTCtactccctgcactgtttgatattgtttgttctgttaaactagttatttgtatttatttatatgaaatattagagttattaccattttattcatgtttgtttagaagtataaaaatataaaaaagtaaataaattctgttgaatataaagatgtatgaatgttttcattaagtctatgaatattgtctttgatgGTTAAACTCTGCAATATAAGGGGCAACTGCTGAAATCTGCATAAATACAAATTTCTTGCAATAAATTCTGACTGCAGCGATGTGATTGTTGGAAATCCTTTCATTGGGATAACAATGCAACTGAATTTACTTGCACAGCCCTATAGCCTACCCTGACCtatgttttaattctgttctttTAAAGGAGGATTATTATGATTCCAAAGAGGTGGAGAATCTCAAGTCCCTGGAAGAAATACGACTGCAGACTTTcactttaaacttgaaaaataaggaacttaagactggtaagagaccacGTAGGTGCTCAGGTAGGtgcggtaaaagatttaacgTAAAAGGAATcttgaccagacacatgatgattcacactggagaaaaacccttcagctgctctcaatgtGAGAAAGTATTTACCCATAAGGTCAGTCTGACATGTCACATGGCAATTCATAGAGGGGAGAAACCCTTCAGTTAACCTTTTTGCAGTAAAGCATTTCAACGAAAAGccaacacatttcatttcatacaggagagaaacccttcagctgctctgagtgtggtaaaaggtttagttTTGAGGgaaatctgaccaaacacatgatgattcacactggagagaaacaaTATCGCTGCTGTCACTGTGAGAAAAGATTTACCCATAAGGCTAGTCTGACATATCACATGGCaattcacagagagaaatccCTTAGATGCTCTCAGTGTGGtaaaacaatttagacaaaagGGGGGTGTTAGAGCCATTTGTGTGttcagtatgtatgtgtgctctGTGGTAGTTCCTTGTGGTGACAGTAGGGGGCACATTCACTTTGGTGTTGGGAAGGTCACAAGTAGTAGAAGAGTTAATCacggacaggtgagcagcccaCCATGAGAGGCACACAGTTGTTGACCGCTGTTGAAATGTATTGTGAATGGAACATTTATCCTGgctttgttttacattcaaGTTATAGTGGAATAAGTGTATGTAGACAACCAGAATATGTATTGTAAATGAACGATTCAGATAAACCCGTTTTGAGTGTGACAGCACGGAGTTGATTGAGTTATTGCCACGAAACACGGAAACAGCGCGTCAATTAAGTGCGGTAGGCTATCAGCCCCTCAGTGGCTCAAACTTTTGATATGCAAGATCAAGCCACTACAGGGGGTCTGAagtcacacatgttagttcacacaggagagaaagccttcagctgctctgtttgcagtaaaggtttttcccaaagaggaaatctgaccagac
Proteins encoded in this region:
- the LOC136181059 gene encoding LOW QUALITY PROTEIN: gastrula zinc finger protein XlCGF57.1-like (The sequence of the model RefSeq protein was modified relative to this genomic sequence to represent the inferred CDS: inserted 1 base in 1 codon; substituted 1 base at 1 genomic stop codon) yields the protein MMIHTGEKPFSCSQCEKVFTHKVSLTCHMAIHRGEKPFSXPFCSKAFQRXSQHISFHTGEKPFSCSECGKRFSFEGNLTKHMMIHTGEKQYRCCHCEKRFTHKASLTYHMAIHREKSLRCSQCDQATTGGLKSHMLVHTGEKAFSCSVCSKGFSQRGNLTRLMLVHTGEKC